The window TCCATATTTCTACGCAAAAGCTCAACTCTGCTGTTTGGGTCAGAAAGTGCTGTTGCGCAATCCAGTTGAAACcaaactttacttttctaaagATTTCTTAGGAtggtgtgtgcttgtgtttttccAGGCTGTTCAAACAATGACATGAAAACAGCTGTGACTAGTTACAAGGAATATAGACGTAGCAGTAAACATTTCTCTTAAGAGGATTATGTAAAACCATGGGGCCGTGGGGCCTTTGGCTTGGAAGCATCAAGTTTGTGTATACTTTGCCCCCTGGGTACTTCCAAGGTACCCTtcagcaaggcaccgaacccccaaaAACTGCTGCAGGGCACAGTATCATGGCTGACCCTGCACTACCCCTCTACCCTAATTGCATGTGTGTGCCATAAGAGGGATATGCAAAAGTCACATTTAGACTGCTAACTGCCTTAGTGCCTAAGCAAGAGAGACACTTGCTGAAGAGCACTGCCATATCCAACTATCAAGTATAATTATGCAAAATacctacaaataaatgaaaagactTGTCAAACAACCATTCAAGTGTGAAATGCTGGCATTTCTGATTTAGTAAGAGTCCGACTCATGGCAGCAATTGCTCTCTGAGTCCGTGGACACGAGTTTACAGTTTTAGTTTGAGAAAAGctaaagcggtgaaaatattctcaatataacGTTCACTTGGATTGATACTGATTTTTTCTGGGTAGGCCATTTTGAAGTGGCTAAATATGCTTCGCTGCTAACCCCCATCTACAGCAGTGCATTTCTGAGCATCTGTGGTGGTAcacctgcctgcttctccaaactgggagcatgccgactgccatctactgtatctaacacactgactatgaataagtacctcatacaaccccactccAAGAactctgaactatccctttaatatacTGCATGGATACATTTCTCATCAGTATGCATCaacatttatataaaaaaataaactaggATGAGAAACACAACTTTCTAAGTATCTTCAGAtgactttattttctgaatATTGCAGTGATGTGTTTGTATGATGTATAAATGAAACATTCATTTTGGTGAACGGTGAAAAAGCTCCTCAGAGATCTTTTCTTTCTCGGTACAGGAAATGTCTGGGACTATGCAACAGTTTAACCAAACGGAAATGAAATGACACAAACGTGGAACAATATAAAAGCACTTTAAGGTGGAAAACAAAGTAAAGAACAATTTATGTGTTACTTATGGCCACAAGAGAACACAGATATaaataatcaaacaaaaaaagtttggtAATTGACATTGTAACCAGCCAAGCATTTACcagtgtatataaatatataactccatataaataaagttaactTAGAGATCATGATTAGACTGTTATCAGCAAGCCCTTGACCCAAAGCacaaatattaaaaactgaTCTTAAACACACAACTAAACGCAATGCTCATCACAGCTACCAGATACACTACGACTCACTCTCTCCCTGGTTCGTTCTCTATAGATCAACTATAGGTGAGGAAAACGGTTCTCGGTCGGCCAGTCAGGCTTTGCTTTTCATTAAGGCCAATTTGACGGCAGTCTTTGCATTTTGCCTGTGACAGCAAACATTTCTGCTTTGAGTTCAGAGGCTGTTGATTGAGTAAAGCTACATCATTAACAAAGCCAAGCCTAAAACACAAAGGTGTGTTGTATCAATATTTGCTCATGCTCAGTGCCGAGCACACCTTCCTGACATACCGACAGTTAAAAAACAGGAGATAAAGAGAGGGCTCGGCACACATCTATGcagttatttcattttattacttACTTTGACCAGTAAATCGGTAAATTTCACAAACAGATCCCTGAGCTGGGCTTTTCTACCAACTCTCTCTTGAAAGGTCAGATACACAATGACTTGAAATGTGCAATGTACCCTGCCAGTTAGCATTACGGTGCATAAAGGCAACTAAAAAGGTGATAATGGTTCTGATACCAAACCATAGATCAACCAGTAACATTAAGTGCGTGTCACAAGAATGTTGGGATGAGTATTGACTCCCTTTTTATCGGAGGGCAATTAACATGGCGTCACAGATGCagataaacataaacacacacatatttaaaggggcactccactgattttacacacCAAGTTCAGTTCACTTGTCACCTGTGGCTCTGAGAGGGAGCTCTCCTAAGGGTGTGTCTAAAATCACTCCCATGTTCATTTGTTTACTTCTTACACACTAAACAGTCAATAGCATACTCTGTTCAGACACTTAAGACACTTGTGAATCTTCATTTTGCATCATCACTGAGAGCTGTAGAGTCACACAATGGTAATTTTCACTCCTATAAACTGCAATGCAGTGCATTATGGGATTAAAAGCAGAAAGTAGTGTCCATGCCTTAACTTTTTTTGCTCCACTGATTGTTTGAGGGCAATAAATAGTGCATACATCAGCCCAGTcggcagaggaaaatgttggcattagcGATGCTAATGTAGAATGTTTTAGGTGTAAAGCCGACCCTCGTTGACCAATCACTGACCATTAATCAAAAGGCTGGGGTCGGGGGTTGTATTGCTTTGCTCAGCGCCACCTTGTCCCgctctgttctctctctgtttatcatgaccTCACTGCTGCGGGAGTGTGAGCTCGGTGCCAGTGACATAGAGAGTCTGCCTggcccccccacacacacagtgacagggctaactgtcagcatcacacagctaacattacctaacaagtctttgtgtcagtgtgagatTGTTGGTACCGTTAAACTGCTCAGTGTcagatgttagccgctgctgctgtgttagctcatgcaaACTGCGAACTGACCgtctgtgtaatggcagcaacagaaagtttgctgtaCCTTTCCACCAGTGAAGAGGATTAGTATCCAGTGAGGGGGGATGATCTCTCATATAGGTGTCCTCCTCTGCCTTTTGGGTCATGAGCTTCTCGAGGAGTCATAGTCATCTCTCAGGAGAAGCATCATGGCATTGCCCTGGCAGCGTCATACAACACCAGTGTGGGCAGCAGCAGACTCTGCTGTCTCATCATCTCCCCCCATGGTGCTagttttaatatatttctaactgTTTACCAGATAGTATTGATTGGTCAAAATTCTTGTTTTCTGTAAAAACAGTTAATTAATAACATCTCTagttggcattgtgcatttctacaaaccacggatatgttacactGGTACATGTTTCaagtgttttgggttttttggtttgtttgtctttttctttttttttttttgagcaaacCATCAattgcatttccagcagtgattgtaccacccaaacatgatcttttttttctaaccataaccaatgtaaagaaacataatgtttcaacatatctgtgctttgaagaaatgtacaataccaactTTTATTCTGGCGGTTGGCTTGCAAACATTTCACAATAAAGATTTCTGATGCAGCCAAAGtctgaaaaataatctgaatttGGGGTGTTGGGCTTTAAAGATGTTGGGATTAACCAGTCAAGGAAGGTCTGCCTACATACCATGCTGAGTTGTATTATGGATCTTGTAGGATGCAGTGTTTTAGGTTTTTGACTTAAGTCTTTAAAGTCAGGATATCTTGGTCCTGTTGCTTCAATTACAAgcactctcttttttttaatatgtttctaacaattttttttcatcaaaatgaCAAACTAGATTATTGGAATGCCCCTTTAAAGACTGCAGCTTGGAAGTCATGATGGAAAGAAGAGAGTCAAGTAGTATTCTGTAGTGAGAAGAGCATGCAAATGGACTACCCACGAATGACCCTATCATGCAAAACCCAAAGGTGGTATGCACTCACACAGGACATATcatgaggaaaaataaaaacaaataggaCAAACAACATTTCACAACACATTTCACAGCAAGGATGTGAAAGTAATGTACAGTCGTGTGTCTAATACCATGGGGTAAGGCCAGAGGGTTTGGGATGTAAAGAAGATAGTAAGGCTCTGATTTCCAGATCACTCCATTAAGATCTTCATGTTTTCAGTCTTGATTAGCTGAGGTGACGAACCGCTGTGCTTTGGGATGAACGTGGTGTAAAGAGGGGCTCAAGGTGCTCCAGGGGATAAGGAGTTGAGCTGTAGGGAATTATTTGGGGATTCATGCTAATCCACCCAGTCGCTGCCTCTTTCTCCTCCATATTCTCTCAATCTTTTAGTTCATGAGTGCCATGGTGCTCTCAGGCTGGCCACCAAAGATCCCAGAGAAAAACTCCAGTGCAAGGCGCACGTGGATGGGCACGAAGACATACGAAGTGTAGATCACCATGGCGATGGCGGAGAAGAGGATGGAGTTGAAGATGGACTTTTCCCAGGGCTCCAGGACATAGATGCCGGTGATGAGCAGGTACTGGTAGTACAGCCAGGCCAGGTACTCCCTAAAATTCTTGAAGTTCATCTTGCAAGCTGGATGAAAGGGAAATGGAGATGGAGTGTTGTTAGATTCAAGAAACAGATGGTGTGAAGGAGGATAGACACACAGAAGGTTAGCGAGGAAGACAGAGGATTTGGAGCAGAATgattataaaatgtaaataaaaaataaaacagtacaCAGTTATGAGCAGAGTCAGTGCCATAAGGttaaaatactccactacaagttCTGCATTCAAAATGGTACTTCAGCAGAGATACAGAAGTGATGCTGTCTTCAAACTACGAGCGACACAGCAACAAGCTACAAGTCATTTGACATGAAAAGACATGAAACTAAAAAATGACACCTgaaacattttactgcagaCAGGTGGGGCCTGCTACAGTAAAAGCCAAGCTAGCCTCAACATTTTTCACTGCTCCAATGACACGGTAAAGCATCAACCAAtcttatctttttctttctagCTCTGGTCCTGTGTTATTAAGTTATAAAGTTATTTTACACACTGTTGGGAAGTTTAATTTATaacaatacatattttatatgtAGATCCTTGATATTTAGACAAAAAATTGTGAAGTAAAAAGTGTAATATTTCATGCAAATATCTGGGCCCCTGAAAAGGTCCAttgaaaactgaagtgaaaaGCAATTTACTGtctctggggaaaaaaagcaggcTACTACTATGTACAAAAAATTCTTTATAGTGCTCGCACTATATCATAataacatattcatctttttaaaTCATAAATACTGATGCTCTCCACACAACTTGGTACATGATGGAAAACAATGCCTGAGTCCAAAAATAGTCCTTGTGGCTGTGCTTATATCAATAAGGAGGTGTGAGAGGGAATTAGGTGTGCACCTATAGCCCCTCCAAGCCCACAGCAGAACCCTGAGGGAGCAATCAAGCTGGGCCTCATGGGAGCTCAGGGTCTTACAGGATTCATTAGAAACACCAATGAAATTAAACCCAGGGGATGTAACAGTCCTCACTTATTATCTTGGCACACGTACATGGTGTTACCACACATATGGGACGCTTATAAAGACGTTTATGCTATGTGAGGAGGGTAATGAGCAATTTTCCACCCCTacacaacacacatgcacaggccAAGACATGCACTTTCACATAAGGACCGACTAATTATTTTAAAGCTTTGTTTGCAGTAATTACGGTGTGTGTTTAAATCTAAAAATGTAGATAAAAATCTGTATGTTCAGGTTATTTGAAGTTTTGCATAGCCGCAGGCAGTAACAGATCCTGCTGCACTGGTAGGGGGCGGGGCCAACAGGTGCGCTACAAGTGCAGGTGTACTCTGGAATAAAAAAACGatacttcatttttcagtgtcTACAGGATGTAACCAAATTAACTTCCTTAATACTACAGTAGGACTGTTGTGCTGAAGTTACAGCAAGCAGACAGCATTTAGGTGGTGATCAGCATCCTTTATACGAGTTTGGATGGTACCCATGTCTTCATAAATATCTTAATTAACAAGTTTGACCcagaaatatgtaaaataacTCAAGCAGAAGTTAAAGTCTGTGTCAAGATGGTGTAATAAATAATGATTTGCACATAGCAATGATGCATTTCATCACTATTTCCCAGTTAACTGATAATAGACAATATCAGAGGGGATATACTATTCCTTGAGCGCTCACTGTATCCTTTATTGTGCATAACCGAATCCATATGTTGAGACTCACCTTAGCAGCCGACGTGAGGTCTCCTGGATATCTACAACTGAGAGATAATGACAGGACGAGCCACAGACACCAGCCCCGTCCCGCTGCTGCCGCTCCGCTGCTTTGTGTAAACGAAAAGCTGCCTCACCAGTTTGCCGCTGGCCTATATGTAGCAGGTCATACAGACTATGAGGACAACACCACGCCCACTACTCGTGCTCACACTCACGACTCACCTGGTTTACAGATCATGCAGGTGGAGTGACCGAGGACATAGGCCAGTGTGTGTTTACGCagccccaaaaaaaaaaagctgtcctcgCATTAGAGGCACAGGGAGGAGTCGGTGTCTCGGTTGCAGCTCTGTTTCAGTCATGTGAAGTCCGCTGCTTTGTGCAGCATCTTTAAACTTTGTGCAGTCCGTGTCGCATCCTTGTGCGCATCTGTCCCACCATGCTGCAGCCCGACACTGCGCCGCAGTACCACCTCTGACgtaggcagcagcagcagcagcagcagcagcagggtggAAAAACAAGCCGAGACAGCAAAGGCATCACACTGCTCTGTCTGCACTCATACCGCAGCGTAGGGATGTTGCACAGTGTTACTTATGAGCTCCATATGGACACTTAATATTGAACGAATATGAAATCTTACACTGAACTTAAAAATTATTTCCGACAGATAAATATTCAGCTGCAGTCTGTGTACACAGATCAGTAATCTGTGACGCCATTTAATAACAGTCCTGCTCATTCCTATCTTTATTTACTGCATGTTAAAGACTAAATAGAAAAATGAACAAGCAATAAACACTTGGACTCACTTCTATGATAAGCAGTGATGGATAGCACCACTCACTCAGATActatacttaagtacaattttgaggttgCTCGTTGCATTGCtcctattatttatttttttttaaattaaccctgtgaaacctggagcgacatcacttgtcttgtgctgctttcagaagCCTTTCACAAGTGTTTAAACCTTGAACCTTGAGCAgattggtgggttttttttttgggtttttttgagAAACATGGGGGGAAAAGGCAATGAACAACttcccacaaattgcaaaaaaaaaaaaaaaaaagaaaagataaaaagaaaaatctttaaaaaaaaaaagtcgggagaaaaaaggaaaaaagccagggaaaaactatatttattattataattattaaattttaaaattatgtcacAGATTTATT is drawn from Epinephelus fuscoguttatus linkage group LG5, E.fuscoguttatus.final_Chr_v1 and contains these coding sequences:
- the sptssb gene encoding serine palmitoyltransferase small subunit B isoform X1, giving the protein MICKPACKMNFKNFREYLAWLYYQYLLITGIYVLEPWEKSIFNSILFSAIAMVIYTSYVFVPIHVRLALEFFSGIFGGQPESTMALMN
- the sptssb gene encoding serine palmitoyltransferase small subunit B isoform X2, with amino-acid sequence MNFKNFREYLAWLYYQYLLITGIYVLEPWEKSIFNSILFSAIAMVIYTSYVFVPIHVRLALEFFSGIFGGQPESTMALMN